The window AACAAAACAATGGATACCTATTCGACCAAAATCCAGATTTctgtattattataaaaagaaaggtaattattcaaatgcTATAATGAAATCATAtcctttaattaatattaatgataaaattacaaataCAAAACATCATATTTCTGATGATTTATCTAATCATCATGTTACTCCTATAACTGAAAATGATCAGAATAatccaattattaatgatgaacatgaaaatcaaaaatcaaaagaaaaaccttgcaaagaattttatttccttGAAAACTTAtcaaaaatcaaattacaAGATTCTTGGAATActattccaaatatttctGTCAATTTTAGAGGAAATAGTGTCTTATCTAATCATAGACCATACTGTAGAGCTTTAGCTGTAAATCCTAATGGAGGATATATTGCTACAGGAGGAGCTGATGGTATTGTAAAAATTGTTCCTGCACCTTCACAAGGTATTAATGGTACTTTTAATTCATCTATTTTTGGAATTGGTACTAATTCTAGTCTATCATCACAACAAAAAACATTTACTGAAAGTAAAGGTATTATTACATCCCTAGAGTACCGAATTAGAAAAGATATACTCATTTCTGGAGATACTGATTCtactttaattatatatgaTGTTAAAGGTATTTCTGGTGGTAATTCTGGAGATATGGATGAAATTACACcaaatattactaatattaataataacaatcAATCcagaatttcaaaaaaaccAATACAAAATATTCGTGAAAGTTCTCCAATTAACTGTATACAAATGCATCCTTTAGATGATCACTTTTTTGTTGGTACTCAAGATCCAATCTTAAGATTATACGATATTCATACAAATGACTCATTTACATCATCACATCCTATTCATCAACATTGTTCTGctattaatgatattaaaatttcTCAAGATGGATCAATTGTATGTACCTGTAGTGAAGATGGTACTATCAAATTCTGGGATTCTGTTAATTTATCTTGtattaatactatttaTGGATCTCATAGTGGATTTCCAGTACattctttatcattttctttatctcaaaaatatttaatatcttcAGGAGGAGATGGTATTGCTAGATTATGGGATCTTAGAATGGGAAGAGAATTAGTCAAGTATTCATCAGGATTAAGAAGTTCTTGTCATTCAAAAGTATCGTTTTTGATTGATGAAAGATATACTATTCTTTCTGCAATTGATGATACTGGTTCATCTTATAGTaatataatgaataatgtttcaaatttaatggATGATCATAACTTAGGATTAGATAAAAATTCGGATTTAAGTAAAGATCATTCAAtgttaattcaaaatagggatgaattattagatCCTTTATCTACAAATATTGGATTAAgagtaaataataaatcaaactTATTTAACTCAAAAATGGTCAATGATATGTTAAAATCAAgaaactttaaaatattggaTCGTCAAATTAAACAGAATCCTATTGGtgatcttttaatatttaatactttATCAGGAAATCTAATTGGGACAGTAGAAGGAATTCATGATGCTCCTATAATGAACTTTGAacttttatataataataatctaaATGGTAATATAAATGGAAACAATGTATCAacaagtaataataatcaaaataatcttCCATGTTCAATTTCAGATTGTTCATTAGTAACAGTAAGTGATGATGGGAAATGTAGAATCTTAGACTTGAATTATTCAAGTTTATTATAATAGAAGATATATAAATGTAATATAGTATTAGATTAATTCCTAGtatatattggaaattatatatttaatatataattgaattttctaataaCTAGGTTATTCTTGAAAGACTTTGTTTACTATTACCTTTGTAAGAATAAGAATCTCTTAGCTGATTATCAAAAAGTATATCacttttatttaatctTCTTAGAGCATTTTTAACAAGGGGGGACTTCATAAGTAAATTTTTAGAAGTCTTTTTGTTATCAAGAAATATAGGATTTAAGTTTTGAGCTTTATCGAGATGaatttgttttcttttGGTTTGTATTTCTTTAAGAAGAAGCATTctttcatctttttcaaaatcatcCATGTAATTATATCTTGTATTACTAGGATTAATAAGCTTTTCTCTATCTTGAGGAGTATtaacttctttttttagTTGATTATGATGATTGTGATTTGGAAACATAAAGTTACTTCTAGATTGacttttattgaatataagtgatttttcatcaaaatcattaatttgattagAATTCTTTTGATTCATTTGAATGATGTTCATTTCTCTTTTAAGATTATGATTGAAGCTTTGGTGTTCTATCCAACTTTCCTTTTCTCttctttgaattaaatcttGATTAGTCAAAGCTAAAAGATCTAAATGGCCTTTATGAGTATATTTAGATTGAAATTGAGTGATATTTGGTAACTTTTTACAGACtaataaatctttattaCTTTCATAATCTTCAATATGAGGAAAATCATTCATATTTAAGGTACCTGGAggattattaataattgactTAATACTTTCATgatcatctttatttttattcatatAATCTAGATCTGGATAATAATCTTGGCAAATTATTTGACTAAGGTTATTTTCATACTTGGTTTGATCAAGCTGTTTTTTTCTATTCGTTTTTATCTGGTAAGGATTCTCTAATTCAGTTGCTCTTCTTAATCTTTCTAAAACATCACCTTGTATTTTCTGAAGCGCTCTTTCATTAGTATTATATTTTCGAATAGACTTTCTTAACGCTAGTTCTTCATCTTTACTCATTAATTAAACTTTGTTATATATAGAATAATGttgtttatatttatatatatatgaatATATGGACATTAATGTttttacaatttttttttgtattttcaaatttttttt is drawn from Cryptosporidium parvum Iowa II chromosome 4, whole genome shotgun sequence and contains these coding sequences:
- a CDS encoding WD repeat protein; translation: MNNNDNTKMIPMSDSMEDHLSVMPINTDESSSGNNINTNIYGENKLNITKTNELGSSTIKEYLEFEPLKISLYELIMRQLMDDGLIEVAQLLHIKTKTSIPIHINKNCLYNLYKTVTYLPMDLRQGNHENHENNDLLELKSTNYVKRIESVLPHLENLTKQWIPIRPKSRFLYYYKKKGNYSNAIMKSYPLININDKITNTKHHISDDLSNHHVTPITENDQNNPIINDEHENQKSKEKPCKEFYFLENLSKIKLQDSWNTIPNISVNFRGNSVLSNHRPYCRALAVNPNGGYIATGGADGIVKIVPAPSQGINGTFNSSIFGIGTNSSLSSQQKTFTESKGIITSLEYRIRKDILISGDTDSTLIIYDVKGISGGNSGDMDEITPNITNINNNNQSRISKKPIQNIRESSPINCIQMHPLDDHFFVGTQDPILRLYDIHTNDSFTSSHPIHQHCSAINDIKISQDGSIVCTCSEDGTIKFWDSVNLSCINTIYGSHSGFPVHSLSFSLSQKYLISSGGDGIARLWDLRMGRELVKYSSGLRSSCHSKVSFLIDERYTILSAIDDTGSSYSNIMNNVSNLMDDHNLGLDKNSDLSKDHSMLIQNRDELLDPLSTNIGLRVNNKSNLFNSKMVNDMLKSRNFKILDRQIKQNPIGDLLIFNTLSGNLIGTVEGIHDAPIMNFELLYNNNLNGNINGNNVSTSNNNQNNLPCSISDCSLVTVSDDGKCRILDLNYSSLL